From a single Elgaria multicarinata webbii isolate HBS135686 ecotype San Diego chromosome 18, rElgMul1.1.pri, whole genome shotgun sequence genomic region:
- the CLDN5 gene encoding claudin-5, which translates to MAASAAVQLLGLSLSVVGWAGVILVAGLPMWRVTAFMEANIVVAQTTWEGLWMSCVVQSTGQMQCKVHDSVLALSGELQAGRTLMVMGALLGLVALLVTVVGAQCTTCLRGGRLKDWVAAAGGALFVACGLLVLVPPCWFAHNIIANFYDPNVPQSQKREMGAALYLGWATAALLLLGGGLICASGVCKGELSAFPVKYAAPRRPPTATAASNGDYDKKNYV; encoded by the coding sequence ATGGCGGCGTCGGCGGCGGTGCAGCTGCTGGGCTTGTCGCTGAGCGTGGTGGGCTGGGCCGGCGTGATCCTGGTGGCCGGCTTGCCCATGTGGCGCGTGACGGCCTTCATGGAGGCCAACATCGTGGTGGCGCAGACCACGTGGGAGGGCCTGTGGATGTCGTGCGTGGTGCAGAGCACGGGCCAGATGCAGTGCAAGGTGCACGACTCCGTCCTGGCGCTGAGCGGCGAGCTGCAGGCCGGCCGGACGCTGATGGTGATGGGCGCGCTGCTGGGCCTGGTGGCGCTGCTGGTGACCGTGGTGGGCGCGCAGTGCACCACCTGCCTGCGCGGCGGCCGCCTCAAGgactgggtggcggcggcgggcggCGCGCTCTTCGTGGCCTGCGGCCTGCTGGTGCTGGTGCCGCCCTGCTGGTTCGCGCACAACATCATCGCCAACTTCTACGACCCCAACGTGCCGCAGTCGCAGAAGCGCGAGATGGGCGCCGCCCTCTACCTCGGCTGGGCCACCGCcgccctgctgctgctgggcgGCGGGCTCATCTGCGCCTCGGGCGTGTGCAAGGGCGAGCTCTCCGCCTTCCCCGTCAAGTACGCGGCCCCCCGGCGGCCCCcgaccgccaccgccgcctccaaCGGCGACTACGACAAGAAGAACTACGTCTGA